The Ruania halotolerans genome contains the following window.
CTCGGAGAGGACGACTGGGACGCCGTACTCACTCGTATCCCCATCCCGGAGTCACCCGCGGACATTGCCGCGCAATGGGGCACTGACGGTGCCGCGAACTGGAGCGGTACCGCCGATGACGACCGGGATGCCATGATCGCCGAGCTCGAGCACACCGCGGACCACTACGAAGCGCGCGATCTTCGCGTTCAGATCGAGGCGTCCATCGTGGCCGAGGCGATCGCGATGCCGTTGGCGATGGACATCGTCGCGACTGTGTCTGGCCGCGGCATTGAGATACCTCCGCCGCAGCCGGGGCCGAGCGCATCCCTCACCTCCCGTGCGGTCGACTGGACCGCTCCACAGGAGTGACCCGGACGCGAGGGAGTGCGCTGAACGAAGCACCAGCAGATCACGATAGAATAACGACGGCGACGTTCTGGACCGTGTGGCCCGTGCTGTTCGTTGAAGTAACTGGAGACATTACCGGGGGGTGAGTCGAAAGGAAGCAGTGCGCCATGGAGGAATCCGAGAAGGGCGAATCTGTCGCCGCAACAACCAGACAGCGGATCCTTGTTGCCGCGCTTGCGGCCTTCGCCGAGGACGGCTTCGACGTCGGTCTCCGCGCCATCGCGACGCGGGCAGGAGTGACGGCAGGGCTCATCACCCACTACTACGGATCCAAGGCCCGCCTGCGCCAGGAGTGTGACGCATACGTCCTCGAGCTGGTCGAGCAGGACCTGCCGCAGGCCTTCGATGCCCGTGCACTGCAGCAGCGGCTGATCGATGATCCAGCGATGCTCGTGCGCTGCGTGCATTACTGCATGCGAGCGTTTGCGGAGGGCTCACAGATGTGTCAGCAGTTGCTGACGATCTCGGTGGACCACACCAGGCGGATGATCGCCTCGGGCCTCGCGGCGGACTTGCTCAAACCCAGTGCGGATGAGGAGGTGCGGGCGCTGGTGGTGGTGCGCGTCACTGTGGGCGTGGCCATGCTCGATTTCGCGATCGACGCACCCTCGGATGCCCAGGCCGTGGGCGACTTCCTGCGGCAGATCTGGCGCCACGTCCTGCTCCCGATGGCGCGCTCGACCAATGGTGCGCACTTCGATACCGATCCCGATCGAGGGGGCCTCCTGCAGCGCGCGTCGTTGCGAGTGAGCGCCTGAACGGCCCGGGGAACGGCCGTTGGCGGAGATCGGAACCTACGCGCGCCGGTGCCGCCTGGTGAAGTTGCTGAGCACCCGCGGTGCGAGCGAGACGTCGGCGTGGCGTGCGGCCTCGGCGATCTCCTCCATCGCACCGCTTGGGTAGTAGCCGTGCCGGTCATAGACCGCGATCCGCGTGAGTAGTCCATCTGAATCGAGCTCAGGGTGGAACTGCGTGGCGTACACATTGGCGCCCACCCGGAACATCTGCACCGGGCACGTGGCGGACGTGGCGAGAAGGGTCGCGTCAGCCGGCAGTACGGTGCACGCCTCCTTGTGGCCGACGAACGCCTGGAAATGATCCGGGACGCCGTCGAGGATCGGATCCGCGCGCCCCTCCGCCGTGAGGGTGATACTGGTGGCGCCGACGACTTCGCCGTACGTGGTGTCCACCACGCCGCCCCGGTGCACACCCAATGTGGCCACGCCATAGCACGCGCCAAGGAACGGGAAGTCGCGCTCGATGATCTCGTCCAGGAGAGCGCTGAGTTCTGTCTCCACGCGGTGCTGTACCGGTGATTTCAGCTCGTCGGCGTCGGAGGCGTTGAAAGGGCTTCCTCCGACGATCACACCGGAGTACTCGTCCAGGTCGAGTGCGGGCAGCGGGTCACGTTCGAGTCGATGCCGGACGAGCTCGCCCTCGGTCAGATTTCCGTAGCGAAGAAATGCTGAGTGCTCGGCGGCAGCGGCAGCATCCTCTGCGCGTGTGGCCAGCAGGAGGAAGGGCTTCATCGTCATCCGAACAGCCAGAATGCCGCGAGGATGAGCGACCAGGTGGTCACGGCCAGGGCGCCGATCACGAGTCCGGTGGTCGCCAGCCCGAGGCCGCGGACGTTGGTCCGGCGGATGTGTCGCAGAGCCACGATGCCGAAGATCACGCCGCCGAAGCCGAGGGCGAAGGTGGGCACGCCCAGGAGTCCGAGAACGAATGCGGCGATCGCGAAACCAGACATAGGCGCCGGTGAGCTGTGGTAACCGGGCCCGGAAAAGGTGGCGACCGGGTCGGGCAGGGGGAGCGTGTAGGAGTTCACGAAGGGTGAGGCCCCCCGGTGCTCCTGCTCGAGACTCATCTCATTCCTCAGCCGAGCTGGACTCGTCAGTCGGTTCCGGTGTCGGCAGCGGCGTGCACCCCTGGGGGATCGGAATCTCCACCTCCGGGTCGATGTCGATCTCGTCAGCCGAGCGCAGAGCCTCGTAGGAGGACCCGAGGATCACATCGATCGTCTCGTCGGTGCGGGAGTCGACCTCGATCCGTGGATCGGTGAAAAGAACTCCTGCGGTATACGCGGCGGCCAGGCCCTCCGGGCCGGAGACGATGCGGACGACTCCCGCGAACGGGGACTCGGCATTGGCCTGGCGACCGACCGCGACGCCACGTTCTCCCAACTCGGCCGATGTATCCGCCGCAAGCCCGGACCGTGAGGTGCCATTGAGGACGTTCGCGGAGATCTCCGTGAGCGGGACGTATGTTGCACCGTCCGGTGGGCATGGGCCGGCATCGTCGCTCTCTGTGGACTCGGGTTCGCTGATTGCGATGCTCACCGGAGAGGGGAGGATTCCCACCCATACTGCCCCAGCTGCCAGGCCGACCACGAGCATCGCGGCGATGAGCGTGCCGAAGATGACCGTCTGGCGCTGCTGCAGGTGACGGCGTCGGGCGGCTCGTGCCTTGGCTGGGGTGCTCACAGAGAGAACCTAACGGACTTCGGCGGACAGGTCAGAAGATGACAGTGCACGCATCACAACTCCAGGACGCGAGCATGCAAAAGATTGCGCTGTTGCAACGCGGCGCGCAACGCCCGATGCAACCCGTCCTCAAGGTAGAGCGCCCCGCGCCATTGCACGACGTGCGCGAACAGGTCGCCGTAGAAGGTGGAATCTTCGGAGAGGAGACTGTGCAGATCGAGCGTGGCTTTGGTGGTCACCAACTCGTCCAATCGAACCTGACGCGGTGGGATCTCGGCCCAGTCCCGGGTGCGATGGCGCCCGTGGTCGGGGTACGGGCGGTCGTCGCCGACGGACTTGAAGATCACAGAGATGATCCTAGGTGAGCCCACTACGGATGCGCCTCCATCCAGAGGTGGACCGGTGCACCTCCACCCAAAGGTGGATCCGGGTCCGGACTCCGGATGGCCGCCGCTGCGCCGTTCGCCCGCCGCCGGTGTGCTGGACCAGCGATCAGGTGTTCAGGGGAGGACGGCGACGGCCTCGACTTCGATCAACAGGTCAGGCTCGCCGAGGGCCGCGATGCCCACGAGGGTGATCGGGCGAACGAGGTCGAGACCCAAGCGCTCTGCCGCACGTTGGGCGCCCTCGCCGAGTTGCGCCATCTTCTCTGGTGCCCAGTCGACGACGTAGATCGTCAGTTTGGCGATGTCGGCGAAGGATCCGCCCGCGGCGGTCACGGCTTCATGCACATTTGAGTACGCCTGTTCCGTCTGCGCCGCGAGGTCGCCCGCGCCCACCGGGTGGCCCTGCGCATTCCGCGCGACTTGGCCGGAAATGAAGACCAGCCTGGACCCTTCGGCGATCGATGCCTGGGCATAGACCTCGGGCTGGGGCAGGGTGGGTGGATTGAGCAGCTGAACGGGCATGGCGACCTCCGGTGGTGAGTAGTGAGCTAATTCCATAGCGGCGCTATAGAATCGTCAAGTGGTCCGACCCGCTCGCCCCGAAGTCCGCCGTCAGCTGATCGAGCGAGCCGCAGGGATGCTCGCTCGCCGGGAGAAGATCAGCCTGCGCAGCCTGGTCGCTGGGCTGGGGGTATCGACCATGGCCGTCTACACCTATTTCGACGGGATGTCAGGACTGCTTGGCGCCGTGCGTCAGGAGGGCTTTACTCGACTTGCCGATCGCCTCGCGGAACTGTCTCCGACCGATGACGCCGTCAGTGACCTAGCTGCCGCCGGAGCCGCGTATCTGGAGTCGGCCAAAGGCAGCCCCGATCTCTATGCGCTGATGTTCGACGGTTCGCTGCCGTTGCCGGACCGCAGAGCGGCCGATGCCACTCTTGCTTATCTCGTTGGCGCAGCTCAACGAGCCATTGAATCTCAACGTTTCGAACGCACCACCGATGCCCGATCGCTGGCGAACGAACTGTGGCTGTTCGGCCATGGCGCCTGCATGCTTCTCGTGACCGGCGTGCTGTCCTTCGAGCGGATCGAGCCCATCGTGACCACAGGACTGGTACACCTCTATCGAGCCGCCGGAGACGAACCTGAGATGGCCGAACGCTCCATGCTCAACGGGTGGTCACGTGGGGCTTCGCGGTGACATGCGACGGTGGTCTCGAGGTCGGCGAGGTCGCTCCTTGGCGCGCGCAACTAGGTCAGGGCGGTGTGGCGGAGCTTTTGGAAGCGGAAGGAGCCGCGGCCGGCCGCGGTGGCTTGGGGAGTGAAGCGCGCCATCGCGCCCCGGGGGGCGTGCGTCTCGACGCGCTCGCGCAGGCGGAGGATGGGGGAGCCGCATGTCCTCGCTCCGCTGCGGCATGCTCCCGAATCCACAGTGTCCGAGAGGCGCAGAAGCCCCCAACCGAAATGCGTGGCTGAGGGCTTCTGCGTCTGGCGGAGGATGGGGGAGCCGTCGTCGCTCGTCCCTCGCTCCTCCTCCCGAATCCCACAGCGTCCAATACGGGTCAGAGCCCCAGCCGAAATGCATGGCTGGGGCTCTGACACGTGGCGGAGGATGGGGGAGCCGTCGTCGCTCGTCCCTCGCTCCTCCTCCCGAATCCCACAGCGTCCAATACGGGTCAGAGCCCCAGCCGAAATGCATGGCTGGGGCTCTGACACGTGGCGGAGGATGGGGGATTCGAACCCCCGAGGGCTTGCACCCAACACGCTTTCCAAGCGTGCGCCATAGGCCACTAGGCGAATCCTCCAGGCGTCGTCCAGGGTAGCGGCTCGGGAGTGGCCAGGCGAACTCGCTGGCTGTGACGACGCCGACACCTCCCCGTGCCGGGCACTCGAAGGTGAGCGGTACAGTGGTCTCAGACCCCTCGTGTGGCGTCATCTCGCTGAACTCCCCCAGGGCCGGAAGGCAGCAAGGGCAGGCGGGCTCTGGCGGGTGCGCGAGGGGTCCTTTCATGTCCGGACATGGATCCTCTGGGCACGATGTCGGTGCGGGCGCCTATTGTGAGTCGGGTGAGCACTGCGTTGTACCGCCGCTACCGGCCCGAGACGTTCGCCGACGTGATCGGTCAGGAGCACGTCACCACGCCATTGATGGCCGCGCTTGAGAACGATCGGATCACGCACGCCTACCTCTTCTCCGGCCCCCGCGGGTGCGGGAAGACCACCTCGGCACGGATCCTCGCGCGGTGCCTGAACTGCGCCGAAGGCCCCACCTCAACCCCGTGCGGCCGGTGTGACAGTTGCACCGAACTCGCCCGCGGCGGGCCCGGTTCACTCGATGTGGTGGAAATGGACGCGGCGTCTCACGGTGGCGTGGACGACGCCCGCGAGCTGCGCGAACGAGCGGCCTTCGCTCCGGCGCGCGATCGTTACAAGGTGTTCATCATTGATGAGGCGCACATGGTCACCCCGCAGGGCTTCAACGCCCTGCTCAAGCTGGTGGAGGAACCTCCAGCGCACGTGAAGTTCGTCTTCGCCACCACGGAACCGGAGAAGGTGATCGGGACGATCCGCTCCCGCACGCACCACTATCCGTTCCGCCTGGTCCCACCAGACCAGCTCACCGGCTACCTGGAGACCCTCGCCACGGCCGAGCAGGTCACCGTGGATTCGGGAGTGCTACCGCTTGTTGTCCGTGCTGGGGGCGGGTCGGTGCGTGATTCGCTCTCCGTGCTCGATCAGCTCATCGCGGGGGCGTCCGACGGCGCAGTCGGCTATGAGCGTGCCGTCGCCCTGCTGGGGTTCACCCACGCGACGCTCCTTGACGACACCGTGGACGCTCTGGCCGCCCGAGATGGCGGCAGCTTGTTCCGGGTGGTGGACCGCGTGATCGGTACAGGCCATTCGCCCCGCCGGTTCGTTGAGGACCTGTTGGAGCGACTCCGCGACCTCATCGTGGTGCGCGCGGCCGGCGAGAACGCTCAGACAGTGCTGCGCGCGGTACCCATGGACCAACTCGAGCGGATGCGGACCCAGGCCGCGCACCTCGGTGAGCACACCCTTTCGCGGAGCGCGGACCTGGTGAACGAGGCGCTGACGGAAATGTCCGGAGCCACCTCACCTCGACTCCAGCTCGAACTGCTCTGTGCTCGCCTGTTGCTCCCCGCAGCCGACGACGCCGCGGAAGGTTTCGGGGCACGGCTGGATCGCCTCGAAAGCGCCGTGACCGGCACCGCACAGGCTGCGCCGCGCTCGGCTGCGCCAGCGCCGCCGGCGCAGCGCCCAGACGCCGCGACCGAACCCGCCTCGCCGCCAGCACCCGCTGAAGCAACCTCAGCGCCAGCACCCGCCGAAGCAACCTCAGCGCCAGCACCCGCTGAAGCAGCACCGGTACCCGCTGAAGCGGCTCCAGCCACAGCAGCCCCCGAACCAATGCCAGCCGCAGCTGAATCGAGCCCGCCTAGCGCATCGTCGCCGGACGTCGCTGCCGATCACGTGCCCATGCCCGAGCATGAGGTCGGACGAGAGGCGCCTGAGGATCCCCTCTCGCCGGCGCCGCCCACGGCGCACGTACCCGAGCCGCAGCCGAATCCGGAGGCGCAGACCAGTGCAGACATGACCGCCGATCAGGTGCGGCGACGTTGGCCCGAAGTGCTGGAAACGCTCGCACGGGTCAAACGGACCACCTGGGCGCTCATCTCCCAGGACGCCCAGGTCGTCGACGTTACGGCCTCCTCGCTCACGCTCGGATTCTCGACCTCCGGCCTTGCCTCGACGTTCCGCAACGGCCCGCACTCCGACTTCCTCGCCCGCGCCCTTCAGGAAACTCTGGGGCTGACCGTCCGGATCGAGCCGACCGTGGTTGACGGATCTGCCACCAGTACCGCCCCGGCATCGTCGGCCCGGCCTGTCGCGCCTCCTGCCGCATCTGCGGACTGGGGCGCACCGGGAGGGTCGCCATCACGCGCGGCACAGCCGCCGAAGGAGCCGACGGCGCGACCATCGACGCCTCCACAGGGCACGAGTGGGCCCCCGTGGGATGAGCCCGGGCCCGATACTTCCGAGGCGGACGACGCCTCTGATGCGGAGGGTGACCCAGCGGGTGATCCGGTCGCCGCTGCCTCCGTTGCACTCCCTGACTCTGCACAGCCTGACTCTGCACAGCCCAGCGCGGACTGGAAAACCGCCCGCCCTGCCGCTGGACGCGAGCCGATCCCGCCGACGCCGCAGCCGGAGGACGACTGGCCCGAGCTGCCGCCGGATCCGGCCGCGGGACGTGACGACGTCCCCCTGGCCGAACCGCCGGAGGACCCCTACGCCCCCAGTGGCTCAGCCACTGCAACCTCGCCCGGGGCCTCCGCTCGCGAGCAGGCGTTCGAGGCCGCACGGCAGGCGACCACCTCTGCCCCCAGACCAGACACGGCAGGTGAGATGCCGCCGGCCACGGATGGGCCGCCGTCGGCGTTCGACGAGGACGTCCCAGATCCGGACGACCCCGATATCGAATCGACCGGGCTGGTGGGAGCACCGCTGGTGGCCCGCCTGCTGGGGGGAACTGTGATCGACGAGATCGTCGAACATCCCGACGGGAGTGAGCAATGAACGCCTACGACGGCGTGGTGCAGGAGCTGATCGACGAACTCGGCCAGCTCCCCGGGGTCGGCCCCAAGAGCGCCCAGCGCATCGCGTTCCACATTCTCTCCGCCGATACCGAGCGCGTGCAGCGTC
Protein-coding sequences here:
- a CDS encoding TetR/AcrR family transcriptional regulator, with translation MEESEKGESVAATTRQRILVAALAAFAEDGFDVGLRAIATRAGVTAGLITHYYGSKARLRQECDAYVLELVEQDLPQAFDARALQQRLIDDPAMLVRCVHYCMRAFAEGSQMCQQLLTISVDHTRRMIASGLAADLLKPSADEEVRALVVVRVTVGVAMLDFAIDAPSDAQAVGDFLRQIWRHVLLPMARSTNGAHFDTDPDRGGLLQRASLRVSA
- a CDS encoding glutamine amidotransferase, which produces MTMKPFLLLATRAEDAAAAAEHSAFLRYGNLTEGELVRHRLERDPLPALDLDEYSGVIVGGSPFNASDADELKSPVQHRVETELSALLDEIIERDFPFLGACYGVATLGVHRGGVVDTTYGEVVGATSITLTAEGRADPILDGVPDHFQAFVGHKEACTVLPADATLLATSATCPVQMFRVGANVYATQFHPELDSDGLLTRIAVYDRHGYYPSGAMEEIAEAARHADVSLAPRVLSNFTRRHRRA
- a CDS encoding DUF4190 domain-containing protein — protein: MSLEQEHRGASPFVNSYTLPLPDPVATFSGPGYHSSPAPMSGFAIAAFVLGLLGVPTFALGFGGVIFGIVALRHIRRTNVRGLGLATTGLVIGALAVTTWSLILAAFWLFG
- a CDS encoding LytR C-terminal domain-containing protein, translating into MSTPAKARAARRRHLQQRQTVIFGTLIAAMLVVGLAAGAVWVGILPSPVSIAISEPESTESDDAGPCPPDGATYVPLTEISANVLNGTSRSGLAADTSAELGERGVAVGRQANAESPFAGVVRIVSGPEGLAAAYTAGVLFTDPRIEVDSRTDETIDVILGSSYEALRSADEIDIDPEVEIPIPQGCTPLPTPEPTDESSSAEE
- a CDS encoding type II toxin-antitoxin system VapB family antitoxin, which translates into the protein MIFKSVGDDRPYPDHGRHRTRDWAEIPPRQVRLDELVTTKATLDLHSLLSEDSTFYGDLFAHVVQWRGALYLEDGLHRALRAALQQRNLLHARVLEL
- a CDS encoding RidA family protein — its product is MPVQLLNPPTLPQPEVYAQASIAEGSRLVFISGQVARNAQGHPVGAGDLAAQTEQAYSNVHEAVTAAGGSFADIAKLTIYVVDWAPEKMAQLGEGAQRAAERLGLDLVRPITLVGIAALGEPDLLIEVEAVAVLP
- a CDS encoding TetR/AcrR family transcriptional regulator translates to MVRPARPEVRRQLIERAAGMLARREKISLRSLVAGLGVSTMAVYTYFDGMSGLLGAVRQEGFTRLADRLAELSPTDDAVSDLAAAGAAYLESAKGSPDLYALMFDGSLPLPDRRAADATLAYLVGAAQRAIESQRFERTTDARSLANELWLFGHGACMLLVTGVLSFERIEPIVTTGLVHLYRAAGDEPEMAERSMLNGWSRGASR
- a CDS encoding DNA polymerase III subunit gamma and tau, producing the protein MSTALYRRYRPETFADVIGQEHVTTPLMAALENDRITHAYLFSGPRGCGKTTSARILARCLNCAEGPTSTPCGRCDSCTELARGGPGSLDVVEMDAASHGGVDDARELRERAAFAPARDRYKVFIIDEAHMVTPQGFNALLKLVEEPPAHVKFVFATTEPEKVIGTIRSRTHHYPFRLVPPDQLTGYLETLATAEQVTVDSGVLPLVVRAGGGSVRDSLSVLDQLIAGASDGAVGYERAVALLGFTHATLLDDTVDALAARDGGSLFRVVDRVIGTGHSPRRFVEDLLERLRDLIVVRAAGENAQTVLRAVPMDQLERMRTQAAHLGEHTLSRSADLVNEALTEMSGATSPRLQLELLCARLLLPAADDAAEGFGARLDRLESAVTGTAQAAPRSAAPAPPAQRPDAATEPASPPAPAEATSAPAPAEATSAPAPAEAAPVPAEAAPATAAPEPMPAAAESSPPSASSPDVAADHVPMPEHEVGREAPEDPLSPAPPTAHVPEPQPNPEAQTSADMTADQVRRRWPEVLETLARVKRTTWALISQDAQVVDVTASSLTLGFSTSGLASTFRNGPHSDFLARALQETLGLTVRIEPTVVDGSATSTAPASSARPVAPPAASADWGAPGGSPSRAAQPPKEPTARPSTPPQGTSGPPWDEPGPDTSEADDASDAEGDPAGDPVAAASVALPDSAQPDSAQPSADWKTARPAAGREPIPPTPQPEDDWPELPPDPAAGRDDVPLAEPPEDPYAPSGSATATSPGASAREQAFEAARQATTSAPRPDTAGEMPPATDGPPSAFDEDVPDPDDPDIESTGLVGAPLVARLLGGTVIDEIVEHPDGSEQ